Within the Plesiomonas shigelloides genome, the region AAAAAACTGGATATGGTACCGGTTGAGTGTGTGATCCGTAACCGTGCCGCCGGCTCTTTAGTGCGTCGTCTGGGTGTACAAGAAGGGATGGAGCTCAATCCGCCAACCTTCGAAATGTTCCTGAAAAACGATGCCCTGCATGATCCGATGGTCAACGAGTACCACTGCCGCTCTTTTGGCTGGGTGACCGATGAACAACTGGATCGGATGAAAGAGCTGAGCTTCAAGATCAATGCCGTACTGCAAGCGCTGTTTGCCGATGCTGGTCTGATTCTGGTGGATTACAAGCTGGAGTTCGGTCTGTTCCACGGGGAGATCGTGCTGGGCGATGAGTTCTCGCCGGACGGTTGCCGTCTGTGGGATAAAGATACGCTGAAGAAACTCGACAAAGACCGTTTCCGTCAAGGTCTGGGCGGGGTGATTGAAGCGTACGAAGAAGTGGCGCAGCGTCTGGGTATTGAACTGGCCTGATTTTCTTTGGTTTTTCCACGCAAACGTTTACGTCTAGTCTGTTCGTGTAAAGTCGGTCGAGGCCGTATCCGTGTAGGCGTGATGTAAACCGAGAGTGGAAAAACAATGCCTAAGCACGAATGCGTGTTATCCGGCAATAAGCAGGGAGCCGTCCGGCTCCCTGTTGTTTTTATGTGTTTGGCTGAAGTTTTAGCTAGGGTTTTAGCTAGGATTGCTTGCGGCTAAGTAAATCAGCGCTATGTCTATCCGCAGGGCCGCTCTGCTCTGCTTTTCTTTTTTGCTTTGCTCTTATCCCTTATTCCTTGCCTCTTATCCCTTTGCTGTGGCTTTGCATGCCTTCGGCTTTCGTTCTGCCAATTTGTCATGAGGCTTAATACTCATGCGGTCATCGTATTAAGCATTTGTGTTCTATGCTTACCAATGACCTGTCGCGCTTATGCGCGTGCAGGCATAGTGCGCCTTACGGTTTCGGAGTTGTGCGGTCTCCGTCTGAACAGGGGAGATGACGGTGAATATGAGCCTTTTTTCAGCGATACGGCGCAAACTGCGCTGGCAGCATCCGGAGGTGGCCGGTATACAGGCGGAAGCGCCATTACGGGCCGAATTATTTACGGCTGGCCAAATGGAGCGTCATGGCCGAGTACTGGCGCGCTCGCACAAGCTCAGCCGAGGCCGTTGCCCTGAGCGCTTATTGCCGCGTTTGGCAGAAAATGAGCAGATCCTGATCCGTTGCTGTCAGCTGCTGCAAGTATCTACCTCGCAGCAAAAGCTCACTCCCGCAGGGGAATGGCTGCTGGATAACTATTATCTGATTGAAGAGCAAATTTACCTGATTCGGCAAAATCTGCCGAAAGAGTATGGTCGCGGTTTGCCGCGCCTGAATAACCCCGCACAGCACGGTATTCCACGAGTTTATGATATTGCGCTGGAAGCCATCGCGCACGGCGATGGTCATTGGGATGCAGACAGTTTCAGCCGTTTTGTTGGTGCTTATCAGCAGCAATCGGATCTGAATTTGGGCGAGTTATGGGCGTTGCCCATCATGTTGCGGCTGGCGTTGATTGAAAATTTGCGCCGGATAGCTCGCCATCTGACTGATGAATTACACACCACCGCGCTGGCGATGACATGGGCCGAACGGTTGGTGCAGGTGAGTCGTCAGTCACCGGATGCGTTGATCCAAGCGTTGGCGGAGTTGGCGCAGACACCGGTGTGCTTGTCTGCCAGCTTTGTGGCTGAGCTGACGCGTCGCTTACAGGGCAAAGATCCTGGCTTGTCGGTGGTGACCGATTGGTTGGCGCTGCGTTTGCGGGAACAAGGGATGACGCTCGATAGCGCGTTGCAGCAGCATGCGCAGTCGCAGGCGGTTAGTCAGTTGTCGGTCAGTAACAGCATCAACAGCTTACGTGCACTGGAGCAGATGAACTGGCCGGAGTTTGTCGAAACCATGAGCGTCAGCGAGCAGATTTTGCGCAGTGATCCGGCGGCGGTGTACGCGCGCATGGACTTTGCCACGCGCGATCGTTATCGCCATCAATTGGAGCGCTTGGCACGCCGTGCCCGTGTGAGTGAGCCGGTGGTAGCAAGGCGCTGCGTCGAGTTAGCGCAGCAAGCCGGAGAGCGTTATCACAGTCAGGACCGGCGTTTACATGTTGGTTATTACCTGATTGGTGACGGTCAGACGCAGCTAACCCGTGAGTTGGGGATCCGCAGTTCATTGACGCGACGCAGCCAGCAGTTTTTACATCGTCATGCACTGCCAGCATATTTGCTGGCCGTTTCTGGATTTGCGTTGTTGGCGGTGGGCGTATTGGCCTTCAGTATGTTGACGCCTCATGCTAGCGATATGCCTGCGTTTTTCGCGGCGGTTGCCGGTAGCAGCCCCTTCGCTATGGTCAGCTGCGGGTTATTGCTGGTTTGCGCGTTTTTGGCATTCAGTCAGCTGGCGGTGCAGTGGGTCAATGAATTGCTGACGCGCACCGTGACGCCGTCTCATCTGCCGAAAATGGATTTCTCTCATGGCTTACCGCCGGAGTATCGCTCGTTGGTGGTGGTGCCGATGTTATTGCGCTCACCGGCGCAAATTGATGCAGCGGTGGCGGCACTGGAAGTGCGTTATCTGGCCAATCCCGATCCTTATTTGCACTTTGCGTTGCTGACCGATTTTACCGATGCACCGCAGCCCACGTTGCCGGAAGATGAAGGGCTGTTGAACCATGTTCGTCAACATATCCAAGCCCTGAATCAACGCATTAATGGTGACAGTCGCGGCAGTATCTTCTTCTTATTCCACCGCGAGCGGCGCTGGAATGAGCGCGAAGGCTGCTGGATGGGCTATGAGCGCAAACGCGGCAAACTGGCGGCGCTGAATGCCTTTTTGCTCGGCCAAGATCCGGATGCCTTTGATGTGATTGCAGGTCGGCGCGCGGTACTGAGTAATATTCGCTATGTGATCACCTTGGATCTCGACACCCAGCTGCCGCCCGGTAGTGCCACCCAGTTGATCGGCACCTTGGCGCATCCACTGAATCAGGCGGTTTACGATCCGATTTGTCAGCGAGTGGTGGCCGGTTATGGCATTTTACAGCCGCGCATCGCCGAGCAAATCCCTGAGCAAGGGCTCAATGCTTATTTGCGCGTGTGCGCGACCGAGTGCGGTCTTGACCCTTATACCCGCACGGTATCGGATGTGTATCAGGATCTGTTTGGCGAAGGCTCGTTCATCGGGAAAGGCATTTATGATCTGGCGGTCTTCGAGCGAGTGCTGCGTGGGCGCTGGCCGGAGAATCAGGTGCTCAGTCATGATTTGTTGGAAGGGTGCTATGCGCGCTCGGGCTTGGTCAGTGATGTTGCGCTCTTTGAACAATCTCCGGATAACTATTTAGCCGATGTGGCTCGCCGCCGGCGTTGGGTGCGCGGTGATTGGCAGTTATTACCTTGGCTGCGCCGGCGCGTGCGGACATTAGGCGGCAGTTGGGAAGACAACACGTTATCGGCGTTATCGCGCTGGAAACTGTTGGATAACTTGCGCCGCAGCCTAACGCCGTTAGCCACGTTGATGTTGCTGGTGGGGGGATTATTGCTGACGACGCCAGTAAGTGTGCTGTGGATAGTCGGGCTGCTTTGGCTATCACCGGCGCTGCTGGCGCTGGTGTTAGATGTAGCTCTGGTGGCCAAAGAGGTCTCGTGGTGGCAGTACAGCCGTTTGAGCGTTGTTAAGGCGTTGCGCCGCATTCGTCAGCAAGGATTGCAACTGTTGTTGCTTCCTTTTGAAACGCTGTTTCATCTCAGCGCGGCCAGCACCGCATTATGGCGGATGTTTGCCAGTCACCGGCGCATGCTGGAGTGGACAACATCCGAGGCGCAGCAGCAACAGGCGCCCCGCTTAGCGGCAGATTTTTATCGCCAGATGTGGCTGTCATGGACGCTGGCATTGCTACTGGTGCCGTTAGTGGCACTCAGCATGTCGGCGAATCTTGGGTTAGCGTTGGCCATTGCCGCCGGTTGGTTACTGACGCCGTGGTTGATGGCAAGGCTAAGCCAGCCGGTACAGATCACGCCGGCGAATTTATCTCGTGAGCAGCAGCGCTATTTACGCCAGCTCAGCCGCGAGACCTGGGGCTTTTTTGAAACCTTTGTCAGTGCAGATGACCACTTTTTGCCGCCGGATAATTATCAGGAAGTACCCGATCCGGTGGTGGCGCATCGCACGTCACCGACCAATATCGGGTTGTCGTTACTGGCCAACCTGACGGCGTATGATTTTGG harbors:
- the purC gene encoding phosphoribosylaminoimidazolesuccinocarboxamide synthase, translating into MQKRAELYRGKAKTVYSTENPDFLVLEFRNDTSAFDGQRIEQLDRKGMVNNKFNYFIMTKLAEAGIPTQMEALLSDTEALVKKLDMVPVECVIRNRAAGSLVRRLGVQEGMELNPPTFEMFLKNDALHDPMVNEYHCRSFGWVTDEQLDRMKELSFKINAVLQALFADAGLILVDYKLEFGLFHGEIVLGDEFSPDGCRLWDKDTLKKLDKDRFRQGLGGVIEAYEEVAQRLGIELA